DNA from Balaenoptera ricei isolate mBalRic1 chromosome 6, mBalRic1.hap2, whole genome shotgun sequence:
GAATACATGTCCTAGGTTCTCAGAGTAATAAACCTTCCTGCTGTCAGACGTGACCACCCCTGGGGCGAGGAGGAGCGGGGTCTTCTGGTTCATGTGGCCCAGGGCTAAGGTCAGGGGCATGTGGATTTCAGGCACCGCACCACAGAGCCCCAGCCGTGGGCCTACCCTGGGCGGTCAGGGCGTGGATGTTGTCATTCCCCAGCCAGAACTCTCCCAGCTGACTGCCGAAGCCCTGCTTGTACGCGGTCCAGTCCCGGTAGAAGTCCACGGAGCCGTCACTCCTTCGCTGGAAAACCTGCACACGATGGGGAGGGCTGAGGAGACGGGGCCCCACTGCCGTCCCCCCACAGGGCACCCCGGCCACACGTGGGAGCAGCAGTGGTAGTTCACACGCATCACAGGCCGAGGACCAGAACGTGGGTCTCATCAAAGAGCCCAGGGGCAGTCAGGGACACCCACATGGGACcaaggaggaaatggaggctcagagagggcaggcGACGAGGCCAAAGCCACACGGCTGGAGAGGAGTGGGCACCTCCGGGCCTGAGCCCCCCACCCTGAGCCACGGGACTCCTTCCCATATGGGTGcacacccccctcccccgacATTTCTGATCCTCCCGACCTCAGTGAAAGGACGGGGTCAGCCTGAGCCTGGAGGGAGTGGACGGTCTCACAAAGGCCACTATAGAGTGATCTGCCACCAGGTGAACCTCCCAGGCACGCCCGCCCCTGCCCAGGAACCCCACGGCCATCCCTGGGTCCCCCCCCACTCACGGTCCACCCCCCGCCGTCCACGTCCATGTCACACAGCACGGTCAGGGGCCGGCAGTCGGGCAGGTAGATGGTGTGCCAGCCACTCAGAAAGTGCCCCCTGGTGAGCAGCTCCTTACAGGTCCGAGGTCCTGGGAGGGGAAGCCGGGGAATGGACGCCTGGACAGGAgctctgggcagggcaggggggaggaggaggggggaggagggagaggcagggacacctacctgggggaggggggctctGAGTCCTGGGACAGAGATGCAGCCCCCAAGGCCACTCAGCTGTGACGGCCAGGCCCCGTCTACCTGgccatccccacctcccagggctgccCCCGCCTAGTCTCCTGGACACCGGCCCTCCTCCAGGAATATACTCGAGTTATCCAGGCAATGGCTGCCTATCACTCGGGTAATTGGGGAGTCGGATATGCGCAGAGAGGGTTTTGTCCTTGGAAGTTGGAACCTGAGTCTGTGCAGCTGGCCTTCTGGTCGACCCcccactcccccgcccccagcaggAGCAGGTCCAGGCGGAGGTCGGGGGGTCAGCGTGTGCGTGGTCACCTGTGGCACAGGAATGAAGCTGCCCCGGCTCTCCTGTTGTGGGGAGAGAGGACATGCACGTCACACGTCTGGAAACAGCGCCCTGTGCCCCTCAGCCCCGTTGCTCCGTGAGCACAGCGGGGAGAATGGAAACCGTTATCCAGCTCTTTGCAGGACTCTCCGCCTCCAGCCCTGAGGACCAGTTCCTAGACTCGGCATCACTGGGCTTGCTTGACCCCCACTGCACCCGGCCTGCCCGGGGGCTGGCGGCCAGCACTGTCGAGCGGGGCGCTGGCTGGACCGCCGTGCCGGCCACCTCGCCTGGGCTTCACGGGTCACGGCGGTGGAGGCTCAGCGCCCCCAGGCCTATCGCTTTCCACAGCCCGTGTCTCCACCAGAGCCTCTGGTTGTGGACAGTATTGGGGAGCATTTGGGATGTGAGTCTGGGCCCCAACCTTGCACTTTGTATTTGTAGCTGGAGCATGTGACTGTGTCTTggagttttgccttttcttgcttttacaaatttttttaaaaatgagcataaATCAGAAAATTATAAGCAAAATGTCCGCAATTATGTAGTAAGGCAGTATTGCCAGTCACCGGGGTCCAGCTCTGGAGCCGCTGAGCTTTGAGCGCTCACCGGCCGCTGACAAAGCAAGCCGGGCTCAGAGGCCCCTCGTCCCGCACCCGCCGGCTAGACGGACAGGGCCCGGGGTGTGGTCTCAGATCCTCTCCCAGATGGTGCTGGGAGTGACCGAGGCCCCTGGGACCCCCCAGCCCATTGCAAAGCCTGCCCAATGACCCCAGGGAGGCGGAGGGGCTCACCTTTCTCTCCGCCCGCGCCCTTTTCCCCTCGGTCTCCTGGGGAGAGACAGGAGATGCACAGGACGTCTGGTCAGTGGACATCAACCCTCCGCTCTGGAAACCACCCAAGGGCTCAGTTCTTCGGGAGCTGGGGCGTGGGGGACAAGGCGGGGGCTCTGGGCACCACACACGCGTGCTCCGCGGCCCACACAGCTTTCCAATGCCTGGGTCTCAGCCAGGGGAGTGGGGGGGGCGGACTCAGAGGCCTGGATTCTTCCCTGGGTTATGAGAGGCTGTTCTGGGCCTGGGGCCCCGGACCCGGGACCCAGTTCACATGCTGTCTCGAAGCTCTTTGGAAACAGGAAGCAGGACAGGTCCCTCTCTGCCACttggcctccctccctctctctgtctctctcccatctctctctccgcctcctccccctctctctctgtctgtctccatctctcctgTCTCTGTGGACTGGCCCCGGGCTCCTGCTCAGGGGTCCTAGCTCTTCATCACCTTTGGTACCTTTGGGCCCGGCCGGCCCTGCCTTCCCAGGGACTCCGGGAGAACCTCGTTCCCCTGTAAATTCCAATGATACATCTTTGAGGAAAAGGCAACCTGAAGAATTCCACTTGAGCGTCTCTGCCCTAAGGAAAACAGTCCTGACCCTCCCATCCCAGCTGCGGTATCCTCAGGATCACTGCCCTGGGACTCAGCCCGAGGGTGACAGCAGACAGCGGGGACAAAGCACTCACAGCCACCCGGTGCCGACCGGCCGGCACGCCAAGCCCGGGCCCCAGGGAACCACCAGCGTTCTGGCTCCCGACCACCTCAGTGTAGCAGCCCAGGGCCAGGCCACCGTCACAGAGCCCCACCGTCTACATGGGGGCCTGGGACCAAGAGCACGTCCTCAGAGACCCTGTCACACAGGAGCCTCCGGCCCATTGgttctgggagggaggaggggccctgCCCTGTGCTCAGCCCTGGACGCAGAGGCGGTCAGGTGCAATTATGCATCCCTCCGTGGtggttctctctccatctccagcgAGGAGGGGTCAGGAGCCACGAGGCCTCCCAGGTCTGCGTTATTGACGTTAGCAGGGGGCTAGGACCACCCAgggcccctgcccctcctcctgagcACTGAGGGGAGGGTCAGGAGAGGCGGCCCCAGGCTCAGCCGAGGCAGCAGGACCATCTGCCGGCAGGCTGCCCTCCCCGGGGAGTGTTGGTGTGGAGGTGTGGGGCAGAGGGGGCGCCGGCTCAGCTTGGGGCGGACTAACCACACCCACTAGTGGGCAGCGCCCCAGACTTGCTCCTCCTCCCAGTGTCCCCCCCCGCAGGATccccagcctggagcccatcGTGGTGAGCACACACCGCCCTCccatccccaggccctgccctgggtgCCCATGGCCCCTGAGCTGGATACCTCCTAGGACGTGAGAGGCTGGGACCTCCGAGCTCGCCCTGTCTCCGGAGCCCTTGGAGTCCACTCACACCCAGGCCCGGGGCACTCACCCCTTGAGCTGGGTGCACACCTGCCCTTCATACCAGGCTCGGGGCCCAAAACCCCACAAGGGGGCCAGCACGTCGACGGGAGAGGTGTGGAGTGCTCGGGGGCCTTCATACTGAGTTGGGGTGCAGCTCCACCCTCCCTGGTGATGGCTGACTGCTCTgcgccccagttttctcatctgcggTACAGACAGAAAAGGCTGGGGCCTCAGTTTTCAGGTGAGAATGCCGAGGTACGTAAGGCTTGGAACTCTTGCCCACGGCCACGTAAAGCCAGGGCTGGATCGAGGACCAGGAAGCGGGTGCTCTATGAAAATATACCCAAATGTGAGCTCACAGACTAGCTGAGACCAGCCCCCTCCTCAGGGAATGACACATCCCGGTGGGCCTTGAGGGTCGCTCCTGATGCCAGCTCTGAGCAGGGTCGTGATCCAAGCCCCCGACCTGAGACCCGCAGGGGCTACTGCCCACCCGGGGTCTAATTTGAGAAGAGCCGGTGCTCAGTGACCCCCACCCCCGAGCCAGAGCACGTACCTTTCTGTCCACTGGCGCCTGCCTCTCCCTTGGGCCCTGCGGGTCCGGGCAGCCCCGGGCAGCCTCGGAGGATGGAGAGCTTGTCGGAGCCCTCCAGACCCACCAGCTTCACCTCTGCAGAGAGACACAGAGCGCCAGTCAGGGAGCTCGTCCTGGGCCTGAGAGCCCTGCAGAGCCGGCGACAGGCCACCCGAGCCACGGCGATCTGCCACGCGGCGACCTCGGCCTGGGCTCTTGGCTGTGGCCAGAGTCACCCGTCTCAGATGAAGGGTCAGCCTGGCAGTGAGTTTCCCGCCTCTGGTGGGCACTGGTCAGGCGTGGAGGTGATGCCGGGCCGAGCCCTGGCCTTGTAGTCGCCCCTGCctgagcccccctccccccagcctcagtGCTGGAGGGTCACCCCGGCAGCGAGGCGTTCAAAAATGTGCAGTGTCCGCTTTTGAGAAGTGATGACTGCAACTCGCTATcatgaggaagaaggaaattgTCCAGAAGGGCTTAGCTCGGGGCCCAGCACAGCTGGCTGTTAGCGCACGGGGCCTGCGGCTTTCAGACCCGACCGCTGTCACGTCCTACTCACCTGGTGTCTGACTCACCTGGACAGGTGTCGGGGGCGGAGGCTCCGGCGCCCAGGAAGGCGATGGCCAGCACTGCGGGCCTGATGGCCACGGCCACTCCACGCTGCTCCATCGCTCCGCTCCGTGCCGCCAGAGGAGCCCCGTGCTCTTATAGGGCTGTGGCCACGCACTGTCACCTCTGGCCCTGTTTCTCCTCCCGGTGGGGACAGCCAGCTCCTCCCCCGGCTTGTGGCGCCAGCTGGAGGTGGAAGCAGCCTCAGCTGGGTCTCTTCCAGGGCCCAGATCTTCCTTACTGAGCATCTGACTTCCGTGCTCCCTGTGGACCGGCCCCGCTTCCCCTCGGCAGGGACACTTCCCTCCAGCCACCAGGCCCCCTAGGCCCTGCACAGGGAAGGGCCAGCACCCCCCTCCACAAAtcacccagctctgcccaggccACACTTGAGGCCTTCTCAGGGGGCAGGGTTTGAGgaattcatttgcattttatgGGCTTCAAGTCTACAGAAATTTAGAAAGTTCTCCTGGGGTCTAGGGTGGTTAGAGGGGAGGGGCGAGGAGAGCAGGATGTGTGCGGTGGAGATTTCCCGGGGCCGGTGTGCCGTGGGCTTCCGACTGCAGTGGACACGCAGCGGGAGAGAAGCAGGGCGGCCAGGCCGGGAGCATCGCAAAGCGTGGCCCTGGGGCCTTGACAGAGGCGGGACGAGCACCC
Protein-coding regions in this window:
- the LOC132367484 gene encoding ficolin-1-like; its protein translation is MEQRGVAVAIRPAVLAIAFLGAGASAPDTCPEVKLVGLEGSDKLSILRGCPGLPGPAGPKGEAGASGQKGERGSPGVPGKAGPAGPKGDRGEKGAGGEKGEPGQLHSCATGPRTCKELLTRGHFLSGWHTIYLPDCRPLTVLCDMDVDGGGWTVFQRRSDGSVDFYRDWTAYKQGFGSQLGEFWLGNDNIHALTAQGNSELRVDLMDFEGNHEFAKYQSFKMAGEAEKYKLVLGAFVEGSAGDSLTSHNNHAFSTKDQDNDKNTANCAVQYQGAWWYNNCHVSNLNGRYLGGPHESFANGINWRLGKGYNYSYKVSEMKVRAT